From Chryseobacterium sp. H1D6B, a single genomic window includes:
- the pncA gene encoding bifunctional nicotinamidase/pyrazinamidase: MKKALIIVDVQNDFCEGGALAVPGANEIIPYINLLMEENEYDQIVLTQDWHPADHKSFASNNGKKVGESIILNGVPQFMWPDHCVQNTFGAEFHKDLNRDKVTHIIQKGKNTEIDSYSGFQDNNHFMKTGLDDFLKYHDIQLLEIVGLALDYCVKFTCTDAAASGYVTCLHFNGTRAVNVKPENGRDAIYDMLQKGVTILG; the protein is encoded by the coding sequence ATGAAAAAAGCCTTAATAATAGTAGATGTACAGAATGATTTTTGTGAAGGAGGTGCATTAGCAGTTCCAGGAGCTAACGAAATTATTCCTTATATTAATCTTCTTATGGAAGAAAACGAATATGATCAGATCGTTCTGACGCAGGACTGGCATCCTGCTGATCATAAAAGCTTTGCCAGCAACAATGGGAAGAAAGTAGGAGAAAGTATTATTTTGAACGGTGTTCCGCAGTTTATGTGGCCTGATCACTGTGTGCAAAATACTTTCGGTGCAGAATTCCATAAAGATCTTAACAGAGACAAAGTAACTCATATCATTCAAAAAGGAAAAAACACAGAAATAGACAGCTACAGCGGTTTTCAGGATAATAATCACTTTATGAAAACAGGTCTGGATGATTTCTTGAAGTATCATGATATCCAATTATTGGAAATAGTAGGACTTGCTTTAGATTACTGTGTGAAATTCACCTGCACAGACGCTGCAGCCAGCGGGTATGTGACCTGCCTGCATTTCAACGGTACGCGCGCTGTAAACGTAAAACCTGAAAACGGCAGAGATGCTATCTATGATATGCTTCAAAAAGGAGTGACTATTTTAGGGTAA
- the aroB gene encoding 3-dehydroquinate synthase has protein sequence MITIVNENFSQLNDFLHEKSFSKIFILVDENTHEYCLPVLLGNLETDLAFEILEIEAGEEMKNIQTANQLWEILTEMQADRKALVINLGGGVITDMGGFVASTYKRGVKFINIPTTLLSMCDASIGGKTGIDLMHYKNMVGTFTFPEKIFVYPKFLDTLPFKELRSGFAEMLKHGLIADKKHWEDLIQIQKLDTESLVPYIQQSMDIKQDVVDQDFHEQHIRKNLNFGHTIGHAVESLCLEQGNPILHGEAVAAGMICEAHLSHLEGLISKEDESFIIENIQRYYPYLDISDFKDEEITALLLNDKKNSEKNINFSLLSSIGLCVFDHQCSQKNIEKAIHFYRKLNDN, from the coding sequence ATGATAACAATAGTAAACGAAAATTTTTCTCAATTAAACGACTTCTTACACGAAAAATCTTTCAGCAAAATCTTTATTTTGGTTGATGAAAATACGCATGAATATTGTCTTCCTGTTCTCTTAGGAAATTTGGAAACAGATCTGGCTTTTGAAATTTTGGAGATTGAGGCAGGGGAAGAAATGAAAAATATTCAGACTGCTAATCAGCTTTGGGAAATTTTGACAGAAATGCAGGCCGACAGAAAAGCGCTTGTGATTAATCTTGGAGGCGGTGTGATTACCGATATGGGAGGTTTTGTGGCTTCAACTTATAAAAGAGGGGTTAAATTCATTAATATTCCTACTACCCTATTATCAATGTGTGATGCTTCGATTGGCGGTAAAACAGGCATTGATCTGATGCATTATAAAAATATGGTGGGAACGTTTACATTTCCTGAAAAAATATTCGTCTATCCAAAATTTTTAGATACGCTTCCTTTCAAAGAATTAAGAAGCGGATTTGCAGAGATGCTGAAACACGGCTTAATTGCTGATAAAAAACATTGGGAAGATCTTATTCAGATTCAAAAACTGGATACAGAATCTTTAGTTCCTTATATCCAGCAGTCGATGGATATTAAGCAGGATGTAGTAGATCAGGATTTTCATGAGCAGCATATCAGAAAAAATTTAAATTTTGGACATACGATCGGCCACGCTGTGGAAAGCTTATGTCTGGAACAGGGAAATCCTATCCTTCACGGTGAAGCAGTGGCTGCAGGAATGATCTGTGAAGCGCATCTTTCCCATCTTGAAGGTTTAATTTCAAAAGAAGACGAATCATTCATAATAGAAAATATCCAGAGATACTATCCTTATTTGGATATCAGCGATTTTAAAGATGAAGAGATCACTGCATTATTACTAAATGATAAAAAGAATAGTGAAAAGAATATTAATTTCTCCCTGCTTTCAAGCATAGGTTTATGTGTATTTGATCATCAGTGCAGTCAGAAAAACATTGAAAAAGCAATACATTTCTATAGAAAATTGAATGATAATTAA
- a CDS encoding tail fiber domain-containing protein yields MKKCILLVLFLMLENNLQAQVGINTTTPNPSSVMDMVSTNKGLLIPRIGLTGTADSTAVPSPANSLIVYNTAKTGDVTPGYYYWSASASRWTKILDDLTPIVMTGWSLTGNSGMVNGVNYIGTSDNVDVIFKRNNVVSGVLNSTNTIFGVNSLTANTTGLNNTAVGVNNLISNTTGSMNTAIGCEVLSSNKSGLQNTGYGYRALYSNVDGNNNVANGYFSLFSAKSTIGNVGIGASSLRELISGENNVAIGPDALRQNTSGMANIAIGAMAGYNVSANGSLGNNILIGYRAGMGITTGKSNTIIGSNVFGLAPTLSNYVIIADGDGNRRINIDKNGNIGIGTDTPKFPLDIRLKTSWPLGTANLTYYGIDSQTGAAGLSTNDIGTFNTSTSLYTDGNIISVGKLSVAQSSLFSDVRIKNKIGKSNSKADLEILKKLTITDYLMKDEAVYGKQPFKKVIAQEVEKIYPQAVSKTGTKAFIPNIYQPAVQNGTVLTFEKPIAVAKEDKLLKVYDETGEIILKIKNSTLNNITVDMEGKKTKGKLFVYGTEVSDVRTVDYDALSMLNISAVQELANKIERLEKENEDLKKINQQMLGIQTGFEKRLKSLESKAVQ; encoded by the coding sequence TAAGTACAAACAAAGGTCTTTTAATTCCCCGGATAGGATTAACAGGTACTGCAGATAGTACTGCAGTTCCATCACCGGCTAATTCGTTAATAGTTTACAATACCGCAAAAACGGGTGATGTCACCCCTGGATATTATTATTGGAGTGCCTCTGCATCAAGATGGACTAAAATATTGGATGATCTTACGCCGATTGTGATGACAGGATGGAGTTTAACAGGAAATTCCGGGATGGTAAACGGAGTTAATTATATAGGAACCAGCGATAATGTAGATGTTATCTTTAAACGGAATAACGTTGTGTCAGGAGTCCTTAACAGTACGAACACCATTTTTGGAGTGAACAGCCTTACAGCGAATACTACAGGTTTAAATAACACTGCAGTAGGGGTAAATAATCTGATTTCAAATACTACAGGAAGTATGAATACGGCAATAGGATGTGAGGTATTAAGCAGTAATAAATCCGGACTTCAAAATACTGGCTATGGATACCGGGCTTTATATTCCAATGTAGATGGAAATAATAATGTCGCCAACGGGTACTTTTCACTCTTTTCTGCTAAAAGCACCATTGGAAATGTAGGTATCGGTGCCAGTTCGCTGCGTGAACTGATCAGCGGAGAAAACAATGTGGCTATTGGGCCGGACGCATTGAGACAGAATACTTCAGGTATGGCAAATATAGCAATAGGAGCAATGGCAGGATATAATGTAAGCGCGAATGGAAGTTTGGGAAATAACATTCTGATCGGTTATCGTGCCGGGATGGGGATCACTACAGGAAAATCTAATACTATTATCGGATCTAATGTATTCGGGCTTGCACCTACGCTTTCAAATTATGTTATTATAGCAGATGGTGACGGAAACAGAAGGATTAATATTGATAAGAATGGAAATATAGGAATAGGAACAGATACTCCAAAATTCCCATTGGATATCCGGTTAAAAACATCATGGCCATTAGGAACGGCCAACCTTACTTATTACGGCATAGATTCTCAGACAGGCGCTGCTGGATTGTCTACCAATGATATAGGAACGTTTAATACCAGTACCTCTCTTTATACGGACGGAAATATCATCTCTGTTGGGAAGCTGAGCGTAGCGCAGAGCTCTCTTTTTTCAGATGTAAGGATTAAAAATAAGATAGGAAAATCGAACAGTAAAGCAGATTTGGAAATTTTAAAAAAGCTTACAATTACAGATTATCTGATGAAAGATGAAGCAGTGTATGGAAAACAGCCCTTTAAAAAAGTAATTGCACAGGAAGTTGAAAAAATATATCCTCAAGCAGTCAGTAAAACAGGGACTAAAGCTTTTATTCCTAATATTTATCAGCCCGCTGTACAGAACGGAACGGTTCTTACTTTTGAAAAGCCGATTGCAGTCGCTAAAGAAGACAAACTCCTGAAAGTATATGATGAAACAGGAGAAATAATTTTAAAAATAAAAAACAGCACTCTAAACAATATTACAGTAGATATGGAAGGCAAAAAAACAAAAGGAAAACTATTTGTTTACGGAACTGAAGTCTCTGATGTAAGAACGGTGGATTACGATGCTTTGTCAATGCTGAATATTTCCGCTGTACAGGAGCTGGCGAATAAAATTGAAAGGTTAGAAAAAGAAAATGAAGACTTAAAAAAAATAAATCAACAAATGCTGGGTATTCAAACCGGGTTTGAGAAACGTCTGAAAAGTTTAGAAAGTAAAGCAGTACAATAA
- a CDS encoding pseudouridine synthase: MTNGGSSESRSKTYKKPNTRGGERNKDERGSLKYGKKPFSRNNDRDDDRARSFVQKRRLNKIDKEIHKDTIRLNKYIANSGICSRREADELITQGLVEVNGVVVNEMGYQVQKTDKVVFDGQSITPEKPVYVLLNKPKGYISTTKDDKARKTVMDLVANASPYRVFPVGRLDRSTTGVILLTNDGHMTKKLTHPSFDAKKIYHVTLDKKLTNEDMKLILEGIRLDEGVAIVDQISFIEGKPKNEVGIEIHIGWNRVIRRIFQRLGYEVEALDRVMFAGLTKKNIKRGHWRILTDLEVNTLKML, from the coding sequence ATCACCAACGGCGGTTCAAGTGAAAGCAGATCTAAAACTTATAAAAAACCTAATACTAGAGGAGGCGAAAGAAATAAAGATGAGAGAGGCAGTCTAAAGTATGGTAAAAAACCATTCAGTAGAAATAATGACAGAGATGATGACAGAGCCAGATCTTTCGTACAAAAAAGAAGACTTAATAAGATCGATAAAGAGATCCATAAAGATACCATCCGTCTTAATAAATATATTGCTAATTCCGGGATCTGCAGCAGAAGAGAAGCAGATGAACTTATTACACAAGGTCTGGTAGAAGTAAATGGAGTAGTAGTGAATGAAATGGGATATCAGGTTCAGAAAACAGATAAAGTAGTTTTCGACGGACAAAGTATCACGCCTGAAAAGCCTGTTTATGTACTTTTAAATAAGCCTAAAGGATATATTTCAACGACTAAAGATGATAAAGCAAGAAAAACAGTAATGGATCTGGTAGCAAATGCTTCTCCGTACCGTGTTTTTCCTGTTGGAAGATTAGACCGTTCTACAACTGGAGTTATTCTTTTAACCAATGATGGGCATATGACGAAAAAATTAACGCATCCTTCTTTTGACGCGAAAAAGATTTATCATGTGACTCTGGATAAAAAACTTACTAATGAAGATATGAAACTGATTCTGGAAGGGATTCGTCTGGATGAAGGTGTTGCTATTGTAGATCAAATTTCATTTATTGAAGGAAAACCTAAAAATGAAGTAGGTATTGAGATCCACATTGGATGGAACAGAGTAATCAGAAGGATTTTCCAAAGATTAGGATATGAAGTAGAAGCTTTAGACCGAGTAATGTTTGCCGGACTTACCAAGAAAAATATCAAACGTGGACACTGGAGAATTCTTACAGATTTAGAGGTGAACACCTTGAAAATGCTTTAA